The following are from one region of the Littorina saxatilis isolate snail1 linkage group LG2, US_GU_Lsax_2.0, whole genome shotgun sequence genome:
- the LOC138958698 gene encoding uncharacterized protein isoform X2: MIGNMRQLVDCYLQVFWHLDVFRRSYRRLLGHTCMGNSCIFCALKVIFTQFQYSDKSSLHPDALRKALAETFANQQRFQLGHMDDAAECFENILRRIHFHIACSHNEDACTAPHCLPHQKFSMAVYEKVVCPCGASSSPLKFSEMVHYVSASALVAQSRMMQENGDALHPDRFGLLLRKASAMGDVRNCPANCGKQVQKQRTLLNIPDVVSVGLVWDSDHPSVETTTEVASALGTAILLQDMYHRVMPDVRKLPRLQLVAIVCYYGKHYSTFVFHSKLKTWIYFDDATVREIGPQWENVVEKCSRGRFQPLLLLYANPSAAPVSVETAPRKRVMAPGYAPVGAPEDSDSGLDRTHESIKSMASKRSSNPNSKKPDHQGHQTSSHPQRSAEQDNGRDSPGRLTREHSRQPSFLYAMSGKVDKNKMGEGGEGGILAGGPASHPRRLLFDGGASSGHLETMAEDGDEYTDYTLSSGDQYRRPALNAVESGNQLPMPPNMARYPDTQRKDSFTKRTPSKEKGVDVVRYQMDPNRAGSRTPDFTHGEGYSPQKGEHLKSSAAHHGRQRSLSSGRDDDGTDVSSGSQHVVVKPKPTGHGNYDSVDGRSHTPVQSGLATLPRNKSQSHADNVPHHRSTHQEVAQINRKTNAQCRPVAPPLPPGTPPPEYDTVQDPSQPHSRQTSSSSQASTLKGSVSMGCIDQVSKKSDSEKVKKKVKKEKKSEKDPSAKKSDKKKSKSDSALKKSESESDLLADKSNKYIDRRMVENILKHQGVHRQNSSCSNNSVSSVDSDSLMGKLLASKAANGNLTVDIPYDNMSIGSQKDSGYGSSDRNSSSSTGSGTIDPFAQYFVSKSMVIPRSVNTQHLVDQQFLQYNKGPAEPYGGQQMTSHPNGHREDGRKIMHPIKESSQEDMLKLSPNEPIGTQKFIVASVPAPAMDARPPPVPPKNFAQFQIIKSSQSAHERESSLDSLDKDEAINNHFVSLCKKADALMDNCMLAETQDDIPSALHYCRDALSCLKEAMAQKDLTSKALTYVQKKHNSCLLKSRTLQKKSPASRQESHSSGIGSDITSVGNRSSITSSDSDMSDQVNRQLRLDIKPAAPQHRSHPSQDSTSGRVMHERQNSNGSRQMDSRMSAYPGAHQRMMNPMQQDGGVHHHRTDNNGATHMSHSHSATFGQGSGGSSGADSGGSNADLYGTLPRDKSRKPKSEAPTNPEVYQSFLNKQKCLQAGVTSSQQSLDSVKSDSGSDHSSCGQKMSKAEIRQLLQDKFLRQQSSSAAQQQSGAAQQYPHQQFGAAQQYPQQHQEQQRQDVRPQGMQQRPGQNCGQNGPPSQAGHFPRPQQQYLQYPQHPHQQHPAAQQQYHQQQQQQQQQQQQQQSYHHQQYPQHQQQQSRQPTPGYPTHNPTHTTQRTPSQNAPPVSNQKPSLPYPSAAAAKASRPPANQGPAFHPQPNASEVGRRIAPPSVARVTPNSHMAGPVQPGNGGSYLVMMPPSSQQGPPPAPSSAGGHMRPSASAMHLTSMTLTPGARPLERCASQPDCQKLVDSAYPANFPDQSASHYNGGRNKMSQSSLPLASTNERVHTSEDSIDSQRSVPVSDGASSDTDGVAVSVRALASRFESSDTVMGHAGSSGSRPCSRNGSVKSEGKDRAQGAPTVQRTRSKSESCSRKPKSVLKNKKNKSRARKSVTFADSIANFANCDDTNSGYESAKETSRPRVTLDNRAYYSDDEERLGSHGSYSDNDLDDTEDTGSSNSDDSPVAEEDACQLCNKRRKDRGKLFCDKCSFYMGRLKSS; this comes from the exons GTGTTCTGGCACCTGGACGTGTTCAGACGCAGCTACCGTCGTCTGCTTGGACACACCTGTATGGGAAACTCCTGTATCTTCTGCGCCCTCAAG GTGATCTTCACGCAGTTCCAATACAGCGACAAGTCCTCTCTACATCCCGATGCACTGCGAAAGGCCCTGGCAGAAACCTTCGCCAATCAGCAACGCTTCCAGCTTGGTCACATGGACGATGCCGCCGAGTGCTTT GAAAACATTCTGCGTCGGATCCATTTCCACATCGCCTGCAGTCACAACGAAGATGCCTGCACCGCGCCCCACTGTCTGCCCCACCAGAAGTTCTCCATGGCTGTCTATGAgaag GTGGTGTGCCCCTGTGGAGCCAGTTCCAGCCCCCTCAAGTTCAGCGAGATGGTGCACTATGTTTCAGCGTCCGCCCTAGT tGCCCAGTCCCGCATGATGCAGGAGAATGGGGATGCCCTCCACCCTGACCGGTTTGGACTGTTACTGCGCAAAGCCAGCGCTATGGGCGACGTCCGCAACTGCCCT GCGAACTGTGGAAAACAAGTTCAAAAACAGAGAACTCTTCTAAACATTCCTGATGTTG TGAGCGTGGGACTGGTGTGGGACTCGGATCACCCCAGTGTGGAGACAACGACAGAAGTTGCTAGCGCCCTGGGCACTGCCATCCTTCTTCAAGAT ATGTACCACAGAGTTATGCCAGATGTCAGAAAACTGCCACGTCTGCAACTGGTAGCCATTGTGTGCTACTATGGGAAGCATTATTCCACCTTCGTCTTCCATTCCAAACTGAAAACATGGATCTACTTTGACGATGCCACTGTCCGAGAG ATTGGCCCACAGTGGGAGAATGTTGTGGAAAAATGCAGCCGGGGTCGCTTCCAGCCCCTCTTGCTGCTCTACGCAAATCCTTCTGCTGCTCCTGTTTCCGTGGAAACAGCTCCGCGCAAACGTGTCATGGCTCCTGGATATGCACCAG TGGGAGCGCCAGAAGACAGCGACAGCGGGCTGGACAGGACGCACGAGAGCATCAAGAGCATGGCCTCCAAGCGCTCCTCCAACCCCAACTCCAAGAAGCCTGACCACCAGGGCCACCAGACCTCCAGTCACCCTCAGCGGTCAGCGGAGCAAGACAACGGCCGAGACTCCCCGGGCAGACTTACCAGGGAACACTCCCGCCAGCCCAGCTTTCTGTACGCCATGTCGGGCAAGGTGGACAAGAACAAgatgggggagggaggagagggaggaaTTTTGGCAGGTGGACCTGCCTCTCATCCCAGACGGCTGTTGTTTGACGGTGGAGCCAGCTCCGGTCACCTGGAGACCATGGCGGAGGATGGCGATGAATACACTGACTACACTCTGTCCAGCGGTGATCAGTACCGCAGGCCAGCTCTCAACGCTGTGGAGTCAGGCAACCAGCTCCCCATGCCTCCCAACATGGCCAGGTACCCTGACACACAGCGCAAGGACAGCTTCACGAAGAGAACGCCCAGCAAAGAGAAAGGGGTGGATGTGGTGAGGTATCAGATGGATCCCAACCGTGCAGGCAGCCGCACACCAGACTTTACTCACGGGGAGGGCTATTCTCCTCAGAAGGGAGAGCACCTAAAGTCCTCGGCTGCTCATCACGGGCGTCAAAGGTCGTTATCTTCAGGTAGAGATGATGACGGTACAGATGTGTCAAGCGGCAGCCAGCATGTTGTGGTCAAACCCAAACCCACAGGGCACGGCAATTATGACAGTGTCGACGGTCGTTCTCACACCCCCGTGCAGTCAGGCTTAGCCACTCTGCCACGCAACAAGAGCCAAAGCCATGCAGACAATGTCCCTCACCATCGCTCCACTCACCAAGAAGTGGCTCAGATCAATCGCAAGACTAACGCGCAGTGCAGGCCAGTggcccctccccttccccccggCACGCCTCCCCCGGAGTACGACACTGTACAGGACCCCAGCCAGCCTCACTCGCGCCAGACCTCCTCCTCTTCCCAGGCCAGTACACTCAAAGGCTCTGTGTCCATGGGCTGCATTGACCAGGTCAGCAAAAAGTCAGACAGTGAGAAAGTTAAGAAGAAGGTcaagaaagagaagaaatcGGAAAAAGATCCCTCTGCAAAAAAATCTGACAAAAAGAAGTCAAAGTCTGACTCGGCACTGAAGAAGAGTGAAAGCGAGAGTGACCTGTTGGCGGACAAGTCCAACAAGTATATCGATCGCCGAATGGTGGAGAACATTCTCAAACACCAAGGTGTTCACCGCCAGAACTCTTCCTGCAGCAACAACAGCGTCAGTAGTGTGGATTCGGACAGTCTGATGGGAAAACTGCTGGCAAGCAAAGCCGCCAATGGAAACTTGACTGTGGACATTCCATACGACAACATGTCAATCGGTTCTCAGAAAGACTCGGGTTACGGCAGCAGTGATCGCAACAGCTCCAGTTCTACAGGCAGTGGAACCATCGACCCTTTCGCACAGTACTTTGTCAGCAAGAGCATGGTCATCCCTCGCTCTGTCAACACACAGCAT TTGGTGGATCAGCAATTCCTCCAGTACAACAAAGGACCAGCCGAACCCTATGGAGGTCAACAGATGACCTCACATCCCAACGGTCATCGGGAGGACGGCCGCAAGATCATGCATCCCATCAAGGAGAGCAGCCAGGAGGACATGTTGAAACTTTCACCAAACGAACCAATCGGAACACAGAAATTTATCGTTGCCAGTGTACCAGCTCCAGCCATGGACGCCCGACCCCCTCCTGTGCCTCCAAAAA aTTTCGCCCAATTTCAAATCATCAAATCATCACAATCAGCCCATGAGAGAGAGTCATCCCTAGATAGTCTTGACAAGGATG AAGCCATCAACAACCATTTCGTTTCGCTGTGCAAGAAAGCCGACGCTCTCATGGACAACTGCATGCTTGCAGAGACGCAGGATGATATCCCTTCTGCGCTGCACTACTGCAGGGATGCACTGA gCTGCCTGAAAGAAGCCATGGCTCAGAAGGACTTGACCAGCAAGGCATTGACGTATGTGCAGAAGAAGCACAACTCCTGCCTTCTCAAGTCTCGCACCCTGCAGAAGAAATCGCCAGCCTCACGACAAGAATCTCACTCCTCCGGCATTGGATCTGACATCACATCTGTTGGCAACAG GTCCAGCATCACAAGCAGTGACTCGGACATGAGCGACCAAGTCAACAGACAGCTGAGACTGGACATCAAGCCAGCAGCGCCCCAGCACAGGTCCCACCCAAGCCAGGATTCCACCAGCGGCCGTGTCATGCATGAACGACAGAACAGCAATGGTTCCAGACAAATGGACAGCAGGATGAGTGCTTACCCAGGCGCCCACCAGAGAATGATGAACCCGATGCAGCAGGATGGAGGTGTGCATCATCATCGGACAGACAACAATGGGGCGACCCACATGAGTCACTCCCACTCTGCCACTTTCGGGCAAGGGAGTGGCGGTTCTAGCGGGGCAGACAGCGGTGGCAGTAATGCTGACCTCTACGGCACGTTGCCAAGAGACAAGTCTCGCAAGCCCAAGAGTGAGGCACCGACCAACCCCGAGGTGTACCAGTCGTTCCTCAACAAACAAAAGTGCCTGCAGGCTGGTGTGACGTCCAGTCAACAGTCTCTGGACAGCGTCAAGTCAGACAGTGGGTCTGACCACAGCTCTTGTGGTCAGAAGATGAGCAAGGCTGAGATCAGGCAACTGTTGCAGGACAAGTTTTTGCGACAGCAGTCTTCTTCTGCTGCACAGCAACAGTCGGGCGCTGCACAGCAGTACCCTCATCAGCAGTTTGGTGCTGCACAGCAGTATCCCCAGCAGCATCAAGAGCAACAGAGGCAGGATGTGAGACCACAAGGGATGCAGCAAAGACCTGGACAGAATTGTGGACAAAATGGGCCACCCTCTCAAGCAGGACACTTTCCCAGACCACAGCAGCAGTACCTTCAATATCCACAACACCCTCATCAGCAACATCCTGCAGCACAACAGCAgtatcatcaacaacaacaacaacaacaacaacaacaacaacaacaacagagctATCACCATCAGCAGTATCCACAacaccagcagcagcagagtAGACAACCAACACCCGGTTACCCCACCCATAACCCAACCCACACCACACAAAGAACTCCTTCTCAGAACGCTCCTCCCGTCTCCAACCAGAAACCCTCGCTCCCCTAcccatcagcagcagcagccaaGGCCAGCAGACCTCCAGCCAACCAGGGACCAGCATTTCACCCTCAGCCTAACGCCAGCGAGGTTGGTAGACGCATAGCTCCGCCCAGCGTTGCCAGGGTTACGCCCAACTCCCACATGGCTGGCCCCGTTCAGCCCGGCAACGGTGGCAGTTACCTGGTGATGATGCCGCCGTCCTCACAACAGGGCCCTCCTCCTGCTCCGTCTTCCGCCGGGGGTCACATGCGCCCTTCAGCTAGTGCTATGCACCTCACTAGCATGACCTTGACCCCCGGCGCTAGGCCCTTGGAGCGTTGTGCGTCCCAACCCGACTGCCAGAAACTTGTAGACAGTGCCTACCCTGCTAACTTTCCAG ATCAGAGTGCTAGCCATTATAATGGGGGGCGTAACAAAATGAGCCAGTCGTCCTTACCTCTAGCA tcTACAAATGAGCGAGTCCACACATCAGAGGACAGCATTGATTCCCAGAGATCAGTCCCAGTCAGTGACGGTGCCAGCAGTGACACTGATGGAGTGGCAGTCAGCGTTCGAGCTTTGGCTTCACGCTTCGAGAGCTCTGACACTGTCATGGGTCATGCAGGAAGTTCAGGGTCACGACCTTGCAGTCGCAACGGCAGCGTCAAGTCAGAGGGCAAGGACAGAGCACAGGGCGCGCCCACTGTGCAAAGGACACGTAGCAAATCAGAATCTTGCTCTCGCAAACCCAAGTCTGTGttaaagaacaaaaagaacaagagtcgGGCGCGCAAATCTGTGACGTTTGCTGACAGCATTGCGAACTTCGCCAACTGTGATGACACGAACTCTGGATACGAGTCGGCCAAAGAGACGAGCAGGCCACGAGTGACGTTGGACAATCGCGCTTATTACAGTGATGATGAAGAGAGGCTGGGCTCTCATGGGTCGTATTCAGACAAT
- the LOC138958698 gene encoding uncharacterized protein isoform X3: MADQSADDLDYMLPANCPSPYFDTWDRHNSIAFSATKGLRNAPGENNCFVNCAVQVFWHLDVFRRSYRRLLGHTCMGNSCIFCALKVIFTQFQYSDKSSLHPDALRKALAETFANQQRFQLGHMDDAAECFENILRRIHFHIACSHNEDACTAPHCLPHQKFSMAVYEKVVCPCGASSSPLKFSEMVHYVSASALVAQSRMMQENGDALHPDRFGLLLRKASAMGDVRNCPANCGKQVQKQRTLLNIPDVVSVGLVWDSDHPSVETTTEVASALGTAILLQDMYHRVMPDVRKLPRLQLVAIVCYYGKHYSTFVFHSKLKTWIYFDDATVREIGPQWENVVEKCSRGRFQPLLLLYANPSAAPVSVETAPRKRVMAPGYAPVGAPEDSDSGLDRTHESIKSMASKRSSNPNSKKPDHQGHQTSSHPQRSAEQDNGRDSPGRLTREHSRQPSFLYAMSGKVDKNKMGEGGEGGILAGGPASHPRRLLFDGGASSGHLETMAEDGDEYTDYTLSSGDQYRRPALNAVESGNQLPMPPNMARYPDTQRKDSFTKRTPSKEKGVDVVRYQMDPNRAGSRTPDFTHGEGYSPQKGEHLKSSAAHHGRQRSLSSGRDDDGTDVSSGSQHVVVKPKPTGHGNYDSVDGRSHTPVQSGLATLPRNKSQSHADNVPHHRSTHQEVAQINRKTNAQCRPVAPPLPPGTPPPEYDTVQDPSQPHSRQTSSSSQASTLKGSVSMGCIDQVSKKSDSEKVKKKVKKEKKSEKDPSAKKSDKKKSKSDSALKKSESESDLLADKSNKYIDRRMVENILKHQGVHRQNSSCSNNSVSSVDSDSLMGKLLASKAANGNLTVDIPYDNMSIGSQKDSGYGSSDRNSSSSTGSGTIDPFAQYFVSKSMVIPRSVNTQHLVDQQFLQYNKGPAEPYGGQQMTSHPNGHREDGRKIMHPIKESSQEDMLKLSPNEPIGTQKFIVASVPAPAMDARPPPVPPKNFAQFQIIKSSQSAHERESSLDSLDKDEAINNHFVSLCKKADALMDNCMLAETQDDIPSALHYCRDALSCLKEAMAQKDLTSKALTYVQKKHNSCLLKSRTLQKKSPASRQESHSSGIGSDITSVGNRSSITSSDSDMSDQVNRQLRLDIKPAAPQHRSHPSQDSTSGRVMHERQNSNGSRQMDSRMSAYPGAHQRMMNPMQQDGGVHHHRTDNNGATHMSHSHSATFGQGSGGSSGADSGGSNADLYGTLPRDKSRKPKSEAPTNPEVYQSFLNKQKCLQAGVTSSQQSLDSVKSDSGSDHSSCGQKMSKAEIRQLLQDKFLRQQSSSAAQQQSGAAQQYPHQQFGAAQQYPQQHQEQQRQDVRPQGMQQRPGQNCGQNGPPSQAGHFPRPQQQYLQYPQHPHQQHPAAQQQYHQQQQQQQQQQQQQQSYHHQQYPQHQQQQSRQPTPGYPTHNPTHTTQRTPSQNAPPVSNQKPSLPYPSAAAAKASRPPANQGPAFHPQPNASESTNERVHTSEDSIDSQRSVPVSDGASSDTDGVAVSVRALASRFESSDTVMGHAGSSGSRPCSRNGSVKSEGKDRAQGAPTVQRTRSKSESCSRKPKSVLKNKKNKSRARKSVTFADSIANFANCDDTNSGYESAKETSRPRVTLDNRAYYSDDEERLGSHGSYSDNDLDDTEDTGSSNSDDSPVAEEDACQLCNKRRKDRGKLFCDKCSFYMGRLKSS; the protein is encoded by the exons GTGTTCTGGCACCTGGACGTGTTCAGACGCAGCTACCGTCGTCTGCTTGGACACACCTGTATGGGAAACTCCTGTATCTTCTGCGCCCTCAAG GTGATCTTCACGCAGTTCCAATACAGCGACAAGTCCTCTCTACATCCCGATGCACTGCGAAAGGCCCTGGCAGAAACCTTCGCCAATCAGCAACGCTTCCAGCTTGGTCACATGGACGATGCCGCCGAGTGCTTT GAAAACATTCTGCGTCGGATCCATTTCCACATCGCCTGCAGTCACAACGAAGATGCCTGCACCGCGCCCCACTGTCTGCCCCACCAGAAGTTCTCCATGGCTGTCTATGAgaag GTGGTGTGCCCCTGTGGAGCCAGTTCCAGCCCCCTCAAGTTCAGCGAGATGGTGCACTATGTTTCAGCGTCCGCCCTAGT tGCCCAGTCCCGCATGATGCAGGAGAATGGGGATGCCCTCCACCCTGACCGGTTTGGACTGTTACTGCGCAAAGCCAGCGCTATGGGCGACGTCCGCAACTGCCCT GCGAACTGTGGAAAACAAGTTCAAAAACAGAGAACTCTTCTAAACATTCCTGATGTTG TGAGCGTGGGACTGGTGTGGGACTCGGATCACCCCAGTGTGGAGACAACGACAGAAGTTGCTAGCGCCCTGGGCACTGCCATCCTTCTTCAAGAT ATGTACCACAGAGTTATGCCAGATGTCAGAAAACTGCCACGTCTGCAACTGGTAGCCATTGTGTGCTACTATGGGAAGCATTATTCCACCTTCGTCTTCCATTCCAAACTGAAAACATGGATCTACTTTGACGATGCCACTGTCCGAGAG ATTGGCCCACAGTGGGAGAATGTTGTGGAAAAATGCAGCCGGGGTCGCTTCCAGCCCCTCTTGCTGCTCTACGCAAATCCTTCTGCTGCTCCTGTTTCCGTGGAAACAGCTCCGCGCAAACGTGTCATGGCTCCTGGATATGCACCAG TGGGAGCGCCAGAAGACAGCGACAGCGGGCTGGACAGGACGCACGAGAGCATCAAGAGCATGGCCTCCAAGCGCTCCTCCAACCCCAACTCCAAGAAGCCTGACCACCAGGGCCACCAGACCTCCAGTCACCCTCAGCGGTCAGCGGAGCAAGACAACGGCCGAGACTCCCCGGGCAGACTTACCAGGGAACACTCCCGCCAGCCCAGCTTTCTGTACGCCATGTCGGGCAAGGTGGACAAGAACAAgatgggggagggaggagagggaggaaTTTTGGCAGGTGGACCTGCCTCTCATCCCAGACGGCTGTTGTTTGACGGTGGAGCCAGCTCCGGTCACCTGGAGACCATGGCGGAGGATGGCGATGAATACACTGACTACACTCTGTCCAGCGGTGATCAGTACCGCAGGCCAGCTCTCAACGCTGTGGAGTCAGGCAACCAGCTCCCCATGCCTCCCAACATGGCCAGGTACCCTGACACACAGCGCAAGGACAGCTTCACGAAGAGAACGCCCAGCAAAGAGAAAGGGGTGGATGTGGTGAGGTATCAGATGGATCCCAACCGTGCAGGCAGCCGCACACCAGACTTTACTCACGGGGAGGGCTATTCTCCTCAGAAGGGAGAGCACCTAAAGTCCTCGGCTGCTCATCACGGGCGTCAAAGGTCGTTATCTTCAGGTAGAGATGATGACGGTACAGATGTGTCAAGCGGCAGCCAGCATGTTGTGGTCAAACCCAAACCCACAGGGCACGGCAATTATGACAGTGTCGACGGTCGTTCTCACACCCCCGTGCAGTCAGGCTTAGCCACTCTGCCACGCAACAAGAGCCAAAGCCATGCAGACAATGTCCCTCACCATCGCTCCACTCACCAAGAAGTGGCTCAGATCAATCGCAAGACTAACGCGCAGTGCAGGCCAGTggcccctccccttccccccggCACGCCTCCCCCGGAGTACGACACTGTACAGGACCCCAGCCAGCCTCACTCGCGCCAGACCTCCTCCTCTTCCCAGGCCAGTACACTCAAAGGCTCTGTGTCCATGGGCTGCATTGACCAGGTCAGCAAAAAGTCAGACAGTGAGAAAGTTAAGAAGAAGGTcaagaaagagaagaaatcGGAAAAAGATCCCTCTGCAAAAAAATCTGACAAAAAGAAGTCAAAGTCTGACTCGGCACTGAAGAAGAGTGAAAGCGAGAGTGACCTGTTGGCGGACAAGTCCAACAAGTATATCGATCGCCGAATGGTGGAGAACATTCTCAAACACCAAGGTGTTCACCGCCAGAACTCTTCCTGCAGCAACAACAGCGTCAGTAGTGTGGATTCGGACAGTCTGATGGGAAAACTGCTGGCAAGCAAAGCCGCCAATGGAAACTTGACTGTGGACATTCCATACGACAACATGTCAATCGGTTCTCAGAAAGACTCGGGTTACGGCAGCAGTGATCGCAACAGCTCCAGTTCTACAGGCAGTGGAACCATCGACCCTTTCGCACAGTACTTTGTCAGCAAGAGCATGGTCATCCCTCGCTCTGTCAACACACAGCAT TTGGTGGATCAGCAATTCCTCCAGTACAACAAAGGACCAGCCGAACCCTATGGAGGTCAACAGATGACCTCACATCCCAACGGTCATCGGGAGGACGGCCGCAAGATCATGCATCCCATCAAGGAGAGCAGCCAGGAGGACATGTTGAAACTTTCACCAAACGAACCAATCGGAACACAGAAATTTATCGTTGCCAGTGTACCAGCTCCAGCCATGGACGCCCGACCCCCTCCTGTGCCTCCAAAAA aTTTCGCCCAATTTCAAATCATCAAATCATCACAATCAGCCCATGAGAGAGAGTCATCCCTAGATAGTCTTGACAAGGATG AAGCCATCAACAACCATTTCGTTTCGCTGTGCAAGAAAGCCGACGCTCTCATGGACAACTGCATGCTTGCAGAGACGCAGGATGATATCCCTTCTGCGCTGCACTACTGCAGGGATGCACTGA gCTGCCTGAAAGAAGCCATGGCTCAGAAGGACTTGACCAGCAAGGCATTGACGTATGTGCAGAAGAAGCACAACTCCTGCCTTCTCAAGTCTCGCACCCTGCAGAAGAAATCGCCAGCCTCACGACAAGAATCTCACTCCTCCGGCATTGGATCTGACATCACATCTGTTGGCAACAG GTCCAGCATCACAAGCAGTGACTCGGACATGAGCGACCAAGTCAACAGACAGCTGAGACTGGACATCAAGCCAGCAGCGCCCCAGCACAGGTCCCACCCAAGCCAGGATTCCACCAGCGGCCGTGTCATGCATGAACGACAGAACAGCAATGGTTCCAGACAAATGGACAGCAGGATGAGTGCTTACCCAGGCGCCCACCAGAGAATGATGAACCCGATGCAGCAGGATGGAGGTGTGCATCATCATCGGACAGACAACAATGGGGCGACCCACATGAGTCACTCCCACTCTGCCACTTTCGGGCAAGGGAGTGGCGGTTCTAGCGGGGCAGACAGCGGTGGCAGTAATGCTGACCTCTACGGCACGTTGCCAAGAGACAAGTCTCGCAAGCCCAAGAGTGAGGCACCGACCAACCCCGAGGTGTACCAGTCGTTCCTCAACAAACAAAAGTGCCTGCAGGCTGGTGTGACGTCCAGTCAACAGTCTCTGGACAGCGTCAAGTCAGACAGTGGGTCTGACCACAGCTCTTGTGGTCAGAAGATGAGCAAGGCTGAGATCAGGCAACTGTTGCAGGACAAGTTTTTGCGACAGCAGTCTTCTTCTGCTGCACAGCAACAGTCGGGCGCTGCACAGCAGTACCCTCATCAGCAGTTTGGTGCTGCACAGCAGTATCCCCAGCAGCATCAAGAGCAACAGAGGCAGGATGTGAGACCACAAGGGATGCAGCAAAGACCTGGACAGAATTGTGGACAAAATGGGCCACCCTCTCAAGCAGGACACTTTCCCAGACCACAGCAGCAGTACCTTCAATATCCACAACACCCTCATCAGCAACATCCTGCAGCACAACAGCAgtatcatcaacaacaacaacaacaacaacaacaacaacaacaacaacagagctATCACCATCAGCAGTATCCACAacaccagcagcagcagagtAGACAACCAACACCCGGTTACCCCACCCATAACCCAACCCACACCACACAAAGAACTCCTTCTCAGAACGCTCCTCCCGTCTCCAACCAGAAACCCTCGCTCCCCTAcccatcagcagcagcagccaaGGCCAGCAGACCTCCAGCCAACCAGGGACCAGCATTTCACCCTCAGCCTAACGCCAGCGAG tcTACAAATGAGCGAGTCCACACATCAGAGGACAGCATTGATTCCCAGAGATCAGTCCCAGTCAGTGACGGTGCCAGCAGTGACACTGATGGAGTGGCAGTCAGCGTTCGAGCTTTGGCTTCACGCTTCGAGAGCTCTGACACTGTCATGGGTCATGCAGGAAGTTCAGGGTCACGACCTTGCAGTCGCAACGGCAGCGTCAAGTCAGAGGGCAAGGACAGAGCACAGGGCGCGCCCACTGTGCAAAGGACACGTAGCAAATCAGAATCTTGCTCTCGCAAACCCAAGTCTGTGttaaagaacaaaaagaacaagagtcgGGCGCGCAAATCTGTGACGTTTGCTGACAGCATTGCGAACTTCGCCAACTGTGATGACACGAACTCTGGATACGAGTCGGCCAAAGAGACGAGCAGGCCACGAGTGACGTTGGACAATCGCGCTTATTACAGTGATGATGAAGAGAGGCTGGGCTCTCATGGGTCGTATTCAGACAAT